In Ignavibacteriota bacterium, a single genomic region encodes these proteins:
- the fliQ gene encoding flagellar biosynthesis protein FliQ — MNEQMVVYLFREAFYTMILVSSPMLALSLIIGLIIAIFQAATSIQEVTLTFVPKIIIVAVVAVLTLPWMMEIMIGFTVTIFNQIPAMGR, encoded by the coding sequence ATGAACGAGCAAATGGTTGTCTATCTGTTCCGTGAGGCATTTTACACCATGATCCTGGTATCGTCACCGATGTTGGCGCTCTCCCTCATTATCGGCTTGATCATCGCGATCTTTCAGGCCGCGACGTCGATCCAGGAGGTGACGCTCACATTCGTGCCCAAGATCATCATTGTGGCGGTCGTTGCGGTCCTGACCCTCCCCTGGATGATGGAGATCATGATCGGTTTCACAGTCACCATTTTCAATCAGATCCCCGCGATGGGACGCTAG
- the fliR gene encoding flagellar biosynthetic protein FliR, producing the protein MDVYAIQLVLFIMIFIRCTTLLSLAPVLGHVSVPAQVKAALGMFMAFVLYPLMAARHPDVDLRMLPLAIMAVQEALTGMVIGFAMSLVFAGVRVAGELIGFDLGLSIATAFDPETGSNNIVGAFLYLALLLVFILINGHHFVLQAMVLSYDVIPLGGFSVNGPMAEQLIRMTGIMFVVGLKCAAPIIVASFLMNVALAILSRVAPQVNVFMVSFPVKIGVGVLVLMAAAPLLVYAFKNLLTGFEEDIVELIRVM; encoded by the coding sequence ATGGACGTGTACGCCATTCAGCTGGTGCTGTTCATCATGATCTTCATCCGGTGCACGACGCTGCTGTCGCTTGCGCCGGTGCTCGGTCATGTGAGCGTGCCCGCGCAGGTCAAGGCGGCCCTCGGGATGTTCATGGCGTTCGTGCTGTATCCCCTGATGGCCGCCCGGCATCCGGACGTGGACCTGCGCATGCTGCCGCTGGCGATCATGGCCGTGCAGGAGGCGCTGACAGGGATGGTGATCGGGTTTGCGATGTCGCTGGTGTTCGCCGGCGTCCGCGTCGCCGGTGAGCTCATCGGATTCGATCTGGGCCTTTCGATCGCCACGGCGTTCGATCCCGAGACGGGCTCCAACAATATCGTGGGCGCATTCCTGTACCTGGCGTTGCTGCTGGTGTTCATCCTGATCAACGGCCATCATTTCGTGCTGCAGGCGATGGTCCTGAGTTACGATGTGATCCCCCTCGGTGGATTCTCCGTGAATGGTCCGATGGCGGAGCAGTTGATACGGATGACGGGGATCATGTTCGTTGTCGGGCTGAAATGCGCCGCCCCGATCATCGTGGCGTCGTTCCTGATGAATGTGGCACTCGCCATCCTGTCGCGTGTCGCCCCGCAGGTGAACGTGTTCATGGTGAGCTTTCCGGTGAAGATCGGCGTCGGCGTGCTGGTGCTGATGGCCGCCGCACCGCTTCTGGTATACGCCTTCAAGAACCTGCTGACGGGTTTCGAGGAGGACATTGTGGAACTGATCCGTGTAATGTAA
- the flhB gene encoding flagellar biosynthesis protein FlhB produces MAEDSFQEKTEPASDRKREEARRKGKVARSVELNSALVLLFGLMILYAGGTALAGGMAEIARTAFMRSGSLTVSAENVHALMSGGVIRLGMLLAPVIFGIMVVGLASSYMQVGFVYSPEVLRPTFDKLNPLQGIRKILVSRRSLVELGKSLAKVSVVGLVSYWAIVDVIAESPTLVDSDPMAVMGYLGSAAYGLGMKSGLAFLVLAVADYFFQRFEHERDLKMSKEEVKEETKSTEGDPAVKGRIRSIQRRIAYRRMMQDVPKADVVVTNPTHLAVAIKYNAEEMHAPTVVAKGADLVALKIREIANAHNVPIVEDKPLAQTLFRSVEIGQEIPEKLFQAVAQLLAYIYRLKHASQTATLN; encoded by the coding sequence ATGGCCGAAGACTCATTCCAGGAAAAAACCGAACCAGCGAGTGATCGCAAGCGCGAGGAAGCGAGACGCAAGGGAAAGGTCGCCCGCAGCGTGGAGCTGAACTCCGCCCTGGTGTTGCTGTTCGGTCTGATGATCCTGTATGCCGGTGGCACGGCACTGGCGGGCGGCATGGCGGAGATCGCCCGGACGGCATTCATGCGGTCGGGTTCCCTCACGGTGAGTGCCGAGAACGTGCACGCCCTCATGAGCGGCGGCGTGATCCGGCTGGGCATGCTGCTGGCGCCCGTGATCTTCGGCATCATGGTGGTGGGCCTCGCCTCGTCGTACATGCAGGTCGGCTTCGTGTATTCGCCCGAGGTGCTGCGGCCCACCTTCGACAAGTTGAACCCGTTGCAGGGGATACGCAAGATCCTGGTCTCCCGCCGGTCGCTGGTAGAACTCGGGAAGAGTCTTGCCAAGGTCTCCGTCGTCGGCCTCGTGTCCTACTGGGCCATCGTCGACGTCATTGCGGAGTCGCCGACCCTGGTGGACAGCGATCCGATGGCGGTGATGGGGTATCTGGGCAGTGCGGCGTATGGCCTCGGTATGAAGTCCGGGCTGGCGTTCCTGGTCCTGGCGGTGGCGGACTACTTCTTCCAGCGCTTCGAACATGAACGCGACCTGAAGATGAGCAAGGAAGAGGTCAAGGAAGAAACCAAGTCCACGGAAGGCGACCCGGCGGTGAAGGGGCGCATCCGCAGCATCCAGCGCCGGATCGCATACCGCCGCATGATGCAGGACGTGCCGAAGGCGGATGTGGTCGTGACCAACCCGACCCACCTTGCCGTGGCCATAAAGTACAACGCAGAAGAGATGCACGCGCCGACCGTGGTGGCCAAGGGTGCCGACCTGGTCGCCCTGAAGATCCGCGAGATCGCGAACGCCCATAACGTCCCGATCGTCGAGGATAAACCTCTCGCGCAGACGTTGTTTCGTTCGGTCGAGATCGGACAGGAGATCCCCGAGAAACTGTTCCAGGCGGTGGCACAATTGCTTGCGTATATCTACCGGCTCAAACATGCCTCACAGACAGCAACACTGAACTGA
- the flhA gene encoding flagellar biosynthesis protein FlhA, protein MRMMNANSDVILAVSVIFILALLVVPIPAMVLDVLLAANITIAIVILMVSMYLTNPLEISVFPGLLLILTIFRLGLNVASTRLILGEAYAGEVITAFGSFVVKGNYVVGFIIFLILVLIQFVVIVKGAGRIAEVAARFTLDGMPGKQMAIDADLNAGMISEKDARERRREISREAEFYGAMDGASKFVKGDAIAGLLINIVNILGGFVIGVAQRGMDFKDALQTYTLLTVGDGLVTQIPALIVAVASGMIVTRSAAGNAFDMEIRSQVFGRPKTLLITAGALFLFAIVPGLPTIPFLILAMISGGVGYVKLREVQAPAAPETAAPAATAPREERVEDYLQVDPVELEIGYGLISLVDEARDGDLFARITNLRRQLAIDLGIIIPPVRVRDNLQLDPNDYVIKIRGNVTATGSLLMDRYMAMNPGTADGSLEGFSVQEPAFGLPAVWIAGTERDRAELYGYTVVEPSAVLSTHLQEVLRRNADRILGRQDVKKLVENLKKDYPAVIEELTTDLLPTGSVQKVLQSLLREGIPVRDLVTILEALVDYARVTKNVDVLTEYVRHALSETIARLYSDARGMVHAIAMDPRLEQTITAALQNQRDTSPSLGLSPRQIQSIHVSLTENIEAVRAAGYSPVILCAATVRPYFYRLIHTTFPGVAVLSFTELPPDTEVEFLGKLEATYED, encoded by the coding sequence ATGCGCATGATGAACGCCAACAGCGACGTCATTCTCGCTGTGAGCGTGATCTTCATCCTCGCATTGCTCGTGGTCCCCATCCCGGCCATGGTGCTGGATGTGCTGCTTGCCGCCAATATCACGATCGCGATCGTGATCCTGATGGTGTCGATGTATCTCACCAACCCGCTCGAGATCTCGGTGTTCCCCGGCCTGTTGCTGATCCTGACCATCTTCCGCCTTGGCCTGAATGTGGCGTCGACCCGCCTGATCCTCGGCGAGGCGTATGCCGGGGAAGTGATCACGGCCTTCGGTTCCTTCGTGGTGAAGGGGAACTATGTGGTCGGGTTCATCATCTTCCTGATCCTCGTGTTGATCCAGTTCGTGGTGATCGTGAAGGGCGCCGGGCGCATCGCGGAAGTGGCGGCACGCTTCACGTTGGACGGAATGCCCGGCAAGCAGATGGCCATCGACGCGGACCTCAACGCCGGCATGATCTCCGAGAAGGATGCACGCGAGCGCCGCCGCGAGATCTCCCGCGAAGCGGAATTCTATGGGGCGATGGACGGTGCCAGCAAGTTCGTCAAGGGAGACGCCATCGCCGGCCTCCTGATCAACATCGTGAACATCCTCGGCGGGTTCGTGATCGGGGTGGCCCAGCGCGGGATGGATTTCAAGGACGCACTCCAGACCTACACCTTGCTCACGGTCGGCGACGGCCTCGTGACACAGATCCCGGCCCTGATCGTGGCCGTGGCATCCGGTATGATCGTGACCCGCAGCGCTGCGGGGAATGCCTTTGATATGGAGATCCGCAGCCAGGTCTTCGGACGGCCGAAGACGCTGCTCATCACTGCCGGTGCACTGTTCCTGTTCGCCATTGTCCCGGGGCTCCCGACGATCCCGTTCCTGATCCTGGCGATGATCTCCGGCGGCGTCGGGTACGTGAAATTGCGTGAGGTGCAGGCCCCCGCAGCGCCCGAAACGGCTGCCCCGGCCGCCACCGCGCCCCGCGAAGAGCGCGTGGAGGATTACCTGCAGGTCGACCCGGTGGAACTGGAGATCGGCTATGGCCTCATCTCGCTGGTGGACGAAGCGCGTGATGGGGACCTGTTCGCGCGCATCACGAATCTCCGCCGCCAGCTGGCGATCGATCTCGGGATCATCATCCCGCCGGTGCGGGTGCGCGACAACCTCCAGCTCGATCCCAATGACTATGTGATCAAGATCCGTGGCAATGTCACGGCGACCGGGTCGCTGCTGATGGACCGTTACATGGCGATGAATCCCGGGACCGCGGACGGCTCGTTGGAAGGGTTCAGCGTGCAGGAGCCTGCGTTCGGCCTGCCGGCGGTGTGGATCGCCGGGACCGAGCGTGACCGTGCCGAACTGTACGGCTATACGGTCGTTGAACCGTCGGCCGTGCTCTCGACGCACCTGCAGGAGGTCCTGCGCCGCAATGCCGACCGGATCCTCGGGCGTCAGGACGTGAAGAAGCTGGTCGAGAACCTGAAGAAGGACTACCCGGCGGTGATCGAGGAGCTCACGACGGACCTGCTCCCGACGGGTTCCGTGCAGAAGGTGTTGCAGAGTCTTCTGCGCGAGGGCATCCCGGTTCGCGACCTGGTCACGATCCTCGAGGCGCTCGTGGATTACGCCCGGGTCACCAAGAATGTGGATGTCCTGACGGAATATGTGCGGCACGCGCTGTCGGAAACCATCGCACGCCTGTACAGTGATGCGCGGGGGATGGTCCATGCGATCGCGATGGATCCCCGGTTGGAGCAGACCATCACCGCGGCCCTGCAGAACCAGCGCGATACGAGTCCGAGCCTTGGCCTGTCGCCGCGCCAGATCCAGTCGATCCATGTGAGCCTGACCGAGAACATTGAGGCCGTCCGTGCCGCCGGGTACTCGCCGGTGATCTTGTGTGCGGCCACGGTGCGTCCGTACTTCTACCGTTTGATCCATACGACATTCCCCGGCGTGGCGGTTCTGTCATTCACCGAATTGCCCCCGGACACTGAAGTGGAATTCTTAGGAAAACTTGAGGCCACCTATGAGGATTAA
- the flhF gene encoding flagellar biosynthesis protein FlhF has protein sequence MRIKKFVAHSLKEATEEMKKELGPDAIVVSSRKIARGGPFNFLGRDAFEVTGAIDDTPPPAPNTYRRRQAAGGFERQLEQSRAAADEDTALAGLRRIAEQFGDRQADDVRAATSGRRRADASGMFELRSDMEDVKGTLKAIVEQLKYAHMPPMPDMLQKAYSRLIQHDVDEHLAADIIQEVYARSNQDQITNKTYLEKQLLAAIAGIIPTAEAEKGRRKRTKVIALVGPTGVGKTTTIAKLAAINKLLSGLDVGLISADTYRIGAIEQLRTFAGIADIQMDVVYKPSEMGTVLKKFRGKDLVFLDTVGRSQRSKKELYDLAKFVFAADPDETHLVLNASTNVKTCEEIIDQFKVVKPNRLIFSKLDEAATYGPMLSIIHRHSLPLSYVTTGQAVPDDIRQVQASQLAAMVYSGEMAHA, from the coding sequence ATGAGGATTAAGAAATTCGTCGCCCATTCCCTCAAGGAAGCGACCGAGGAGATGAAGAAGGAACTCGGGCCGGATGCGATCGTCGTGAGCAGCCGCAAGATCGCCCGCGGGGGCCCGTTCAACTTCCTCGGCCGCGACGCCTTCGAGGTCACCGGGGCCATCGACGATACACCGCCGCCCGCACCCAATACCTACCGGCGCCGTCAGGCGGCCGGCGGGTTCGAGCGCCAGCTGGAACAGTCGCGTGCCGCGGCGGATGAAGACACCGCCCTCGCGGGATTGCGCCGCATTGCGGAGCAGTTCGGCGACCGGCAAGCCGATGATGTGCGTGCGGCGACGTCGGGGCGCCGGCGTGCGGATGCATCGGGGATGTTCGAACTCCGCAGCGACATGGAGGACGTGAAGGGCACGCTCAAAGCGATCGTGGAGCAGTTGAAGTACGCCCACATGCCCCCGATGCCCGACATGCTGCAAAAGGCCTATAGCAGATTGATCCAGCATGATGTGGACGAGCATCTTGCCGCGGACATCATCCAGGAGGTGTACGCTCGTTCGAACCAGGACCAGATCACGAACAAGACCTATCTCGAGAAGCAATTGCTCGCGGCCATTGCGGGGATCATCCCCACGGCGGAAGCGGAGAAAGGGCGGCGCAAGCGGACCAAGGTGATCGCACTTGTCGGCCCCACCGGGGTGGGCAAGACCACGACGATCGCCAAACTGGCGGCGATCAACAAGCTGCTGAGCGGCCTGGATGTTGGCCTGATCTCGGCAGATACGTACAGGATCGGCGCCATCGAGCAGCTCCGCACGTTCGCGGGCATCGCGGACATCCAGATGGATGTCGTCTACAAGCCATCGGAGATGGGGACCGTCCTGAAGAAGTTCCGGGGCAAGGATCTCGTGTTCCTGGACACCGTGGGCCGCAGCCAGCGCTCGAAGAAGGAACTCTATGACCTCGCAAAGTTCGTGTTCGCTGCCGACCCGGACGAGACGCACCTGGTGCTCAATGCGTCGACGAACGTCAAGACCTGCGAAGAGATCATCGATCAGTTCAAAGTGGTGAAGCCGAACCGGTTGATCTTCTCGAAACTGGACGAGGCTGCAACGTACGGTCCGATGCTGAGCATCATTCACCGTCATAGCCTGCCGTTGTCGTACGTGACCACCGGTCAGGCCGTGCCCGATGATATCCGGCAGGTCCAGGCTTCGCAGTTGGCGGCGATGGTGTATTCGGGAGAGATGGCCCATGCATGA
- a CDS encoding P-loop NTPase, giving the protein MHDQATGMRAMMRGYADAGRPARPYLLTITSGKGGVGKSTVALNVGLALSRLGKKVLLVDADANLAGLDVMAGVSPRFRLGDVLRGEQDVDSVLVTLAPGLQLLPGSSGDPSYPQPTLVEQEGLLSEVMDRDEHVDVVIIDTAAGLTPEIIRYGEEADSVLVVTTPEPTAVMDAYAMIKVLGLNAPGQMVELVINTARTIRDGEETYTKIRAAILHFLGREVACAGIIPADVRAGESIRGQKALVSAFPHSAAALSLQALARTILRDHIQASIHRTVAL; this is encoded by the coding sequence ATGCATGATCAGGCAACAGGGATGCGCGCAATGATGCGGGGGTATGCCGACGCCGGCAGGCCCGCGCGTCCGTATCTGCTGACCATTACCAGCGGGAAGGGCGGCGTAGGCAAGAGCACGGTGGCACTGAACGTGGGTCTGGCTCTCTCCCGGCTGGGCAAGAAGGTCCTGCTCGTGGATGCCGATGCGAATCTGGCAGGCCTCGATGTCATGGCCGGAGTCTCACCGCGCTTCCGCCTCGGCGATGTGCTGCGTGGCGAGCAGGATGTGGACAGTGTGCTGGTGACCCTGGCACCGGGCCTGCAGCTTCTTCCAGGAAGCAGCGGCGACCCATCCTACCCGCAACCGACGCTCGTTGAACAGGAGGGGCTGCTGTCGGAGGTGATGGACCGTGATGAGCATGTGGACGTGGTGATCATTGACACGGCGGCAGGACTCACGCCCGAGATCATCCGGTATGGTGAGGAAGCGGACAGCGTTCTCGTGGTGACAACGCCGGAACCGACCGCGGTCATGGATGCCTATGCGATGATCAAGGTCCTTGGCCTGAATGCCCCCGGGCAGATGGTGGAACTGGTGATCAACACCGCGCGGACGATCCGGGACGGTGAGGAGACCTACACGAAGATCCGTGCCGCGATCCTTCATTTCCTCGGTCGCGAGGTGGCATGTGCCGGGATCATCCCGGCGGATGTGCGTGCGGGCGAATCGATCCGCGGTCAGAAGGCGCTCGTGAGTGCATTCCCGCATTCCGCGGCGGCATTGTCGCTCCAGGCACTGGCCAGGACGATCCTCCGTGATCACATTCAGGCATCGATCCATCGGACGGTGGCGCTATGA
- a CDS encoding FliA/WhiG family RNA polymerase sigma factor, producing MHTTAQHLWDEFLQHRSPELKRKLVVQYLDLVRYVVSKYNLHLQARSQGLEFDDVVHFGILGLLTAVDRFLPAQNVKFETYAVPRIRGAILDEMRKLDWVPRSVRETSRRVGKAAHDVAQEKGGEPLEEEIAGKLELSLEEYHKLIGGGNAVPARDAEYMNESESAEALDAAPSDGPSPFDRISDQETRTILMEAVERLSERDRTVVALYYYEGLKFTEIAKVLSISEGRVSQIHSEVLRSLRNKLVTMEA from the coding sequence ATGCACACAACGGCACAGCACCTGTGGGATGAGTTCCTTCAGCACCGGAGTCCGGAGTTGAAGCGGAAGCTCGTTGTCCAGTACCTGGACCTCGTCCGTTATGTCGTATCCAAGTACAACCTGCATCTGCAGGCGCGTTCCCAGGGGTTGGAATTCGATGATGTTGTGCACTTCGGCATTCTCGGGTTGCTGACGGCCGTGGATCGCTTCCTCCCGGCACAGAATGTGAAATTCGAGACGTACGCTGTTCCGCGGATCCGTGGAGCGATCCTTGATGAGATGCGGAAGCTGGATTGGGTACCGCGTTCGGTGCGGGAAACTTCACGCCGGGTAGGGAAAGCAGCGCACGACGTCGCCCAGGAGAAGGGCGGTGAGCCGCTGGAAGAGGAGATCGCAGGGAAGCTGGAACTCTCCCTGGAAGAGTATCACAAGCTCATTGGCGGCGGGAATGCCGTGCCGGCGCGCGATGCCGAATACATGAACGAGAGCGAAAGCGCGGAGGCCCTCGATGCGGCTCCGTCCGATGGCCCGAGCCCGTTCGACCGGATCAGCGACCAGGAGACACGCACGATCCTGATGGAAGCCGTGGAGCGGTTGTCAGAGCGCGATCGGACGGTCGTCGCACTCTATTATTACGAGGGGTTGAAATTCACCGAGATCGCGAAGGTGCTGTCGATATCCGAAGGCCGGGTGTCGCAGATCCATTCGGAGGTCCTGCGGTCGCTGCGCAATAAACTCGTGACGATGGAAGCATGA
- a CDS encoding HDOD domain-containing protein: MNSKQQTHSITFERRALDTGASFPFKARVMEYVVDLVNDPGASASRLAAVIGWNPILFRSLSASANSAFGLPGRVRDVNLAVGLLGAQRVKDTVKWAVAGRATRHIVNSFHMCEPLWNHSLLCALVSRAVALETGYSDPNRALIAGLVHDIGFLFLAEDLPSPEVDAIRDWDSAGDGEPMGMDQQARMHEEAGSWMLDRWETLDPAIRDAVRHHHAPTGRESDPVLAAIVHVADVICHRLFGGPPGSKPRTLFSANALLTLGLQPGGRGMKGDDPAVLLEERITHRAPALELKTRVVREDLINTYEELEERERLVIALHYFEGMSLARIAGMIGVSRDDVEVLHRRAVTRVAAMLAGFGEWS, from the coding sequence ATGAACTCGAAACAGCAGACACATAGCATCACGTTCGAGCGCCGCGCGCTCGACACGGGAGCTTCCTTTCCGTTCAAAGCACGGGTCATGGAGTATGTGGTGGATCTGGTGAACGATCCCGGTGCCTCGGCCTCCCGCCTGGCAGCGGTGATCGGATGGAATCCGATCCTGTTCCGCTCCCTGTCGGCTTCCGCCAACTCCGCGTTCGGGTTGCCGGGCCGGGTCCGGGACGTCAATCTGGCGGTCGGGCTCCTGGGTGCCCAGCGGGTGAAGGACACTGTGAAGTGGGCGGTTGCGGGGCGCGCCACACGGCATATCGTGAACAGTTTTCATATGTGCGAGCCTCTGTGGAACCACTCGCTGCTCTGCGCGCTGGTCTCGCGTGCTGTCGCCCTGGAAACGGGCTACAGTGACCCGAACCGGGCACTGATCGCCGGCCTTGTCCATGATATCGGATTCCTGTTCCTCGCCGAGGATCTCCCTTCGCCGGAGGTCGACGCGATCCGTGACTGGGACTCCGCTGGCGACGGCGAACCGATGGGCATGGACCAGCAGGCCAGGATGCACGAGGAAGCAGGATCGTGGATGTTGGACCGGTGGGAGACGCTCGATCCGGCGATCCGCGACGCCGTGCGCCATCATCATGCGCCGACCGGCAGAGAGTCCGACCCGGTCCTTGCAGCGATCGTGCACGTCGCCGACGTGATCTGCCATCGCCTGTTCGGAGGTCCTCCCGGCAGCAAGCCGCGGACCCTCTTCTCGGCCAACGCACTGCTCACCCTTGGCCTCCAGCCGGGCGGCAGGGGGATGAAGGGCGACGATCCGGCGGTTCTGCTGGAGGAACGGATCACACACCGCGCACCGGCGCTCGAGTTGAAGACCCGCGTCGTGCGGGAAGACCTCATCAATACGTATGAAGAACTGGAAGAGCGCGAACGTCTCGTGATCGCCTTGCACTACTTCGAAGGGATGTCACTCGCGCGCATCGCCGGTATGATCGGGGTATCACGGGACGATGTGGAGGTCCTCCACCGTCGGGCCGTGACCCGCGTCGCCGCCATGCTGGCTGGATTTGGAGAATGGTCATGA
- a CDS encoding HDOD domain-containing protein, producing the protein MRGQTARMSAQESATMGSMQERAPLLEQVLELMRDPASSVSQLGAIVATDRDLSERLIQRANSPVLALPSRVATVSEAITLLGFEALRDTLMRVVVSGALHTVVSLFSQYEQFWRHSIACGLAARLLAAKHGLVPPADAFIAGLFHDLGLIIPAGSVDSSLRSVLQNAHPPASPADHEQAGAALVQRWGLGERIVEAVRCHHRPAEAVADPALTATVHIADVLCHRMEIGAYGADHIGTIAPGALALLGLTEEDLVVERLTEETALLKRDLEKAPSFDRLVSALRSSLVDAVGKLPYQERLALALCYQEGLTMSEVAKLMGVTEPEAQQVHDTALGRLASIIHDCV; encoded by the coding sequence ATGAGAGGTCAGACGGCCAGAATGAGCGCACAGGAAAGCGCGACCATGGGAAGTATGCAGGAGCGGGCGCCGTTGCTGGAGCAGGTGCTTGAGCTCATGCGTGACCCGGCATCGAGCGTTTCGCAGCTCGGGGCGATCGTTGCGACCGATCGTGACCTCAGTGAACGCCTCATCCAGCGGGCGAACTCGCCTGTCCTCGCCCTGCCGTCGCGCGTGGCCACCGTCTCCGAGGCCATCACCCTGCTTGGCTTTGAGGCTCTGCGCGATACACTGATGCGCGTGGTCGTGTCAGGCGCACTCCATACGGTCGTGAGCCTGTTCTCGCAGTACGAGCAGTTCTGGCGGCATTCCATCGCGTGTGGACTGGCAGCGCGGCTTCTTGCCGCGAAGCACGGGTTGGTTCCCCCGGCCGATGCATTCATTGCCGGTCTGTTCCATGATCTTGGATTGATCATCCCGGCAGGTTCCGTGGACAGTTCCCTCCGGTCGGTCCTGCAGAACGCGCATCCGCCCGCCTCACCCGCGGATCATGAGCAGGCCGGTGCGGCACTGGTGCAGCGGTGGGGCCTGGGGGAGCGCATCGTGGAAGCTGTCCGCTGCCATCACCGCCCCGCGGAAGCCGTCGCCGATCCGGCGCTGACGGCAACGGTCCACATCGCGGATGTGCTCTGTCACCGCATGGAGATCGGGGCGTATGGCGCCGATCATATCGGCACCATCGCACCGGGTGCGCTGGCGCTGCTGGGATTGACGGAAGAAGACCTTGTGGTCGAGCGTCTCACGGAAGAGACCGCTCTGTTGAAGCGTGATCTGGAAAAGGCCCCTTCGTTCGACCGGCTGGTGTCCGCGTTGCGGTCGTCGCTGGTGGATGCGGTCGGGAAGCTGCCGTATCAGGAGCGGTTGGCACTTGCCCTCTGCTACCAGGAGGGACTGACGATGAGTGAGGTCGCGAAGCTGATGGGCGTGACCGAACCCGAGGCACAACAGGTGCACGACACTGCCCTGGGCCGGCTTGCATCGATCATTCATGACTGTGTCTGA
- a CDS encoding HDOD domain-containing protein, giving the protein MMSPETIKDKVQTIIQLPALPTIAMEIVDLVDNPKTSASKLGKLISTDQALTAKVLKIANSPFYGFPRKISTIDFAIIVLGYDALKEIVISISLVSSLQKKGDAMFDAKGFWDHAIMSGVLARRLARDLGYRVSGEVFVGGLLHDMGVSVLHRYFKSEHKRIMEIVRETDLTALEAEESVLGVTHAEVGGWLAERWNLPSHLVEAISMHHTPGRAENNKELVALIHCADVFAGRMATQPVEFDKGIDFDQDALNRLQLTDPAALQDYMENYRELVKGDLEAVIQFEQTREA; this is encoded by the coding sequence ATGATGTCACCCGAGACAATAAAAGATAAGGTCCAGACGATCATCCAGTTGCCGGCGTTGCCGACGATCGCGATGGAGATCGTCGACCTGGTCGACAATCCGAAGACCAGTGCGTCGAAGCTGGGGAAGCTGATCTCCACGGACCAGGCCCTGACGGCCAAAGTGCTGAAGATCGCGAACTCGCCGTTCTACGGGTTCCCGCGGAAGATCTCCACCATCGACTTTGCGATCATTGTCCTGGGATATGATGCCTTGAAAGAGATCGTGATATCGATCTCGCTGGTGAGTTCGCTGCAGAAGAAGGGCGATGCGATGTTCGACGCCAAGGGGTTCTGGGACCATGCCATCATGAGTGGCGTGCTTGCGCGCCGGCTCGCCCGCGACCTCGGGTACCGGGTGTCGGGCGAGGTGTTCGTCGGCGGCCTGTTGCACGATATGGGTGTGTCGGTCCTTCACCGCTACTTCAAGAGCGAACACAAGCGGATCATGGAGATCGTTCGCGAGACCGATCTCACGGCACTGGAAGCGGAGGAGAGCGTGCTGGGTGTGACCCATGCGGAGGTGGGCGGGTGGCTTGCCGAACGGTGGAACCTGCCGAGCCATCTGGTCGAGGCGATCTCGATGCACCATACGCCCGGCCGGGCAGAGAACAACAAGGAACTCGTTGCGCTGATCCACTGCGCGGATGTGTTCGCGGGACGCATGGCGACCCAGCCGGTGGAATTCGACAAAGGGATCGATTTTGACCAGGATGCGCTGAACCGTCTGCAGCTGACGGACCCGGCGGCCCTCCAGGACTACATGGAAAACTACCGGGAACTCGTGAAGGGCGACCTGGAAGCGGTCATACAGTTTGAACAGACGCGGGAGGCGTGA